Genomic window (bacterium):
CGGACCTCTTCGAGGCCGTCGTCTGCCAGGTGCCCCTGCTCGACATGAAGCGCTTCAACAAGCTGCTCGCCGGCGCGAGCTGGATGGCCGAGTACGGCAACCCCGACACCGACGACTGGGACAACTACATGAAGTCCTGGTCGCCGTACCAGAACGTGAAGAAGGACGTCGACTACCCGAAGGTCTTCTTCTTCACCTCGACCCGCGACGACCGCGTGCACCCGGGCCACGCCCGCAAGATGGTCGCCAAGATGACCGACTACGGCCATCCGGTGTACTACTTCGAGAACACCGAGGGCGGCCACGCCGGCGCGGCCAACCTCAACCAGCGGGCCTACATGTGGGCGCTGACGTACGCCTATCTGTGGAAGATGCTGAAGTAGGGCTCCGGCCGGACCGGACCGGACAGGTACACGACGCGCGACGGCCGGCGGGGCGATCCCGCCGGCCGTTCATCGCCCCGCTTCCGGTTGAGATCTCAACAGATCGGCGAACCGACGCGGCCTACCGCGCCCCCAGCTTCGCCCGCACCTCGCCGCCCCACCCCGAGACCACCCACAGATCGGCCTTGGCCTCGCCGGCCGCCGAAACCGCGATCCACACGGCCCGCTCGCCGTCCGGCATCACGTCGTAGGCGTGGTTGTAGGTGGCGTCGTCGACCGGGCCGGTGAAGGCCGGCTCGGGCAGGCCGGGGTCCAGGTTCGCGCCAGGCGTGACCCCGACGGACATCACCTGCCGCTCGCCGAGGAAGTAGAGAGTGCGCCCGTCGTGCGACCAGCTGGGATCGTGGCCGCCCTCGACCGAGATCTGCACCCGGTTGCGTCCGTCCGGCCAGGAGATGACGTACACCTCCTCGCGGCCGGACTCGTCCGAGTCGTAGGCCACCCAGCGGTTGTCCGGCGACATGGCGCCGTTCTGCTCGCGGAATCCGGAGGTGATGAACGGGATCGGTTCGCCGCCCTGCTCCAGGTCGATGGCCCACACGTCACGCCCGTTGGTCAGGGCGTTGACCAGGAGCCAGCGGCCGTCGCGCGAAATGGAGGTCGGCGCGACCTCGATCTTCTCCTGCTGGTAGAGGGGGCGCGTCTCGCCGGTGCCGTCGGGGCGCCGTTCCGCGACGATGAAGGTCGATCCGAGGTCGTAGCGGAAGATGATGCCGCCGGTGACCGGGTTCCACAGGGGGTTGTGGGCGTCCTCGTCGACGGTGATGCGGACGCGGGTGCCGCGCGCGAGGTCGTAGTTCCACAGCACGCAGTTGGGCGTGCGCACCTCGCGCACCAGGATGTGGCGCCCGTCCGGCGAGACCCGCGGCTGGGCCCAGCTCGCCTCCTCGGGGAAGACCGGCGTCATGCGGCCGTTGCGGTCGACGAAGCTGAGCGCGCGCCGCGCGGCCATCAGGCCACCCGAGGTGCTCCGGTTGAAGATCAGGGTGCCGTTGCGGGAGATCTCGTAGCAGCCGCGCAGCATAGTCGCCGCGGGCACCTGGGTGAGCACGCTGAAGGCGTCGCCCCGCAGGGTCAGGGTGGCCGGGTCGATCCGGCTCGCCATGACCTCGGAGCCCGAGTTCCGGAACCAGAGCAGGATGTCCGGCGGCAGGAACTGCGGCGACGAGCCCTGGATGCCGAGGGCGCGGCGTTCGCCGTTGGCGAGATTCATCGCCGAGAGGCGCTCGCTGCCGGTGGTCTCGGCGGTGTACACGAGCCAGTCGGTGCCGGGCACGCGGAGCGCGTGGTAGGTCTGGGTCTCCTCGTCGGTGACCGGCACGATCGTCTCGCGCGGGCCGCCGGCTTCGGGCACCCGGTGCACGCCGCGGTCGGTGGCGTTGCTGCCCCCGCCGCTGAAGTAGATGTAGCCGTCGTCGGCCCATTCGATGTGGGTCGCCATCATGTCGCAGTCGGCCAGGCGCTGGGGCGCGCCGCCCTCGACCGGCACCTTGTAGAGCACCCGCTCGCCGATCTTGAGGTAG
Coding sequences:
- a CDS encoding PD40 domain-containing protein yields the protein AVLTRDLGLDALPAGVSPAVRRGLARCLARDAKERLHDINDLRLELMAGVDEPDPAATTDGGSRGLPRWLVPVLMVLVAVAAVAGMRFGHDSVQVPPVPVVRQVIAGAGFNGWSLSALSPDGQTVAWVPISLSGTEPIVLRRLDEFGERRLVGTEDASNPTFSPDSRWLAYLKIGERVLYKVPVEGGAPQRLADCDMMATHIEWADDGYIYFSGGGSNATDRGVHRVPEAGGPRETIVPVTDEETQTYHALRVPGTDWLVYTAETTGSERLSAMNLANGERRALGIQGSSPQFLPPDILLWFRNSGSEVMASRIDPATLTLRGDAFSVLTQVPAATMLRGCYEISRNGTLIFNRSTSGGLMAARRALSFVDRNGRMTPVFPEEASWAQPRVSPDGRHILVREVRTPNCVLWNYDLARGTRVRITVDEDAHNPLWNPVTGGIIFRYDLGSTFIVAERRPDGTGETRPLYQQEKIEVAPTSISRDGRWLLVNALTNGRDVWAIDLEQGGEPIPFITSGFREQNGAMSPDNRWVAYDSDESGREEVYVISWPDGRNRVQISVEGGHDPSWSHDGRTLYFLGERQVMSVGVTPGANLDPGLPEPAFTGPVDDATYNHAYDVMPDGERAVWIAVSAAGEAKADLWVVSGWGGEVRAKLGAR